The genomic region ATAACACCACTCCCCAATCGCGCCTCTTGTGGTTGGAAATCACCCCCTACCGCATCGTCATGACCATGCAGGGAAATGGTCGCTTCAGTTACCGCCACCTCTGGGAACGGGGAATGTACGGCATCAGCCGCTACTGGTTGCAAACCGAAACCATCGACGGGCCGGGTCAAATTCGCTTGCGTAACTACACCCGCCACTTGGAACTGATCGGCACTCCCTTCCCCGAACGAGTCCGCCTCGAATACGAGCTGTGGTCGGAAACCCTCCAGTTAGGCCGCTACATTCTCAATATCGAGATCCACCATTGAGCTGCCTCATTCACCCTGGGGACAGATGCTCGCCAGGGTGGTAGCAGCGCCGTCCGCATTCAGGGCCGCTTGTTTGGCGGTTTCTCCCGCTTGTTCGGCTTCTGCTTTCGCCTGCCGGATCCCTTCGAGTCCGCTTTGGGTGAGGGGGGCGTTGTCGATCGCCGCGATCGCCTCGGCGATTTGTTTGAAGGCCCGACTCAAAGTGAGATAACTTTGGCGAAACTGTTGCGAAAGCGGCGCTAACTCTTCGTCGGAGAACTCCAAGCTTTGCAATTGTCCGGCGAGACCGTCGAGCTCTGCCGCCAGTTGCTCGGCGACTACTGCCTCGCTGCCGGAACGTTCCGCGATCGCCGCTCGCCCCCGAGTTGCCAGGGTCAACAATTGCTGACATTGAGCGCGCTTGTTGTAGACCGCCCAACCCCGGTAAGCCCCAAACCCCCCGATCGCCACGATCGCCGCCAGGGCGATCGCACTCAACCCCACTCTCCTGAACGATCCACTCCGGGGCAGCGCGATCGCCTCGGCTTTAAATACCCCTTCGGGTTGGGCGAACGGCGCGATCGCTTCCGCCATTTGGGCGATCTGAATATTCCCAAAAAACTCATCCGGATTCGACTGCACTCCATCCCGACTCTGGGAGGGGGTCGTTACTTCTATAGGGGCGACTCCCGCCGGAGTGGGATGGGCGACCGACGGCACCTCGGCGACCAAATCGCCGTACACTCGGGCAATTTCGAGCGGGGGCAGCTTCCATTGGCGTTCTAAAGCGGCGATCGCCTCTCGAATTTCGAGGTGGCTTTCCGGGCGATCGCCGCGATCCGGGGCCATCAGGCGATCGACGAGATCGGCAAACCCTTCGGGGATGTCCTTCGCCTGGTGGCGCCAGTTGAGGTGACCGCTTTCGTCCCGCTCGAAACTCAACGGATCCCGTCCGGTCAGCCAGTAGACCATCGTCCGTCCCACGGCAAAAAAATCCGATTGAACCGTGGCATTATGCTCGACTTGTTCCGGGGGAATGTAAGCGGAAATGGCACGCGGGGGAATCGTGCCGCCCCCTATTTTAGTAATATAAGTGCCGACCACTTCCCGGGCCGCTCCAAAGCCGATGAGGGCCAGTTCGAGACCGGAACCCGTGCCGTTCTCCGGGCGCGATCGCACCAGTACGTTACTCGGATTGACGTTCAAATGAAAATATTGGCGGTCGTGGACTTGTCCGAGAATGTCGATCAGTTGTTTGCACCCGTCGAGGACGGCGATCGGATCGATCGCGCGATCGCCGCCTGTCCCCCGCCACTGCGGTAAGGGATCCCCCTCAATTTTGGCGATCGCCATCGCGTAAGTCGGCAGATCCGAGAACGAGAAGCTCAATTTCAACAAGTTGGGTTCGACCCGCGCCAAACCGCCATGATTCAATTGACTTAAAACCGATGCTTCTTGCTCGAATAACGCCACGGCGATCGCCTCGTTGACCCGCAGCAGTTTGAAAATTTTTCGCTCTCCCCCCGCTTCGACTGCCACCGTTTTGTTAAACCAATTACTCCCCAAAACTCCGACCACTCGATAGCGACCGCCGAGCAGTAATTCACTACCGCAATGCAGACAATTCACCTGGTGGATATTGTCGGGATCTTGCGGGTTCGGACAACCGGGATTGAGACAGTAACTCATTTGACGGATCCAATGTTCGGAGGCGACGAGCAACAGGCTGCTTGTTTTATAGCTCATTTTTAACCCCTGAAATTGTTAAACCCGAGGGATTAGTTTTTGATTTTTATTTCTCTGAGAAAATAAATTATCGTAATTGTCAATTGAACGGAGGGAATTGACGCGGTTTGCGAGGGATTGGCGATGCACCCCTTGCCGAGGCGCCGGGAAAGTTTAGGGCAAATTCGCCCCACAATAACGATTGACTTCGGCGACTAAACGATTAGCCGTTTTTGTATTGTTTTCGAGGGAAGCGATCGCCCCCTTGAGGCGAGTTTGGGTGTCGTTGAGGGTTTTCAATCCCTCGCGGGTCGGTCGAACTTGGTTGGCGAGTTCGAGGGCTTTTCCGGTTTCGTGAAAGATCTCGCTAAAGCCTTGGCTGACGGCGATCGCCTGTTCGCGGAACTCTCGCAACTGCGGATCGTTTAACGGCAATTTTTTGAGGCGCGTGGTCGTGTCGTCCAATTGCTCGGCTAAGCTTTGCATTTCTTGCGCTCGATCCGCATCCAAAGCATTGACCGCCTCACTTCCTCGGGCGATCGCCGTCATCAATTCTTGACATTGACTGGCTTTAGTCGAGCTGCAACTGACGAGGAACGGCAACAGAGTTCCCCCGAGGGCGAGGAGAGCCAGCGAACGAGAAAATTGGGCCATGGATTTATAACTATATTGAGGAGAAAGGACGCGATCGCCAACGACCGCCCTACATCATAGCCAAACCTCGCTCGATCGCCAGGAAGACTTCAGAACGGTTCGAGCCTTATCCTCGAACCGTTCCGCCCGTCCCTGAGACCGCCGTTGTTAGCGCCGCGCCGCCAATCCCGCTTCGGGAAGTAGAGCTAGGGGATTGACTGCACCTTCTTCGGGCAGATGAATTTCAAAATGTAAGTGCGGTCCGGTACTGAAGCCCGTGCTACCCATTTCTGCAATTAACTCCCCAGCTTCTACTTTTTGTCCGGCCCGGACTAAATTGCGGTGGTTGTGAGCGTAACGGGTGATGCTGCCGTTGGGATGAAGAATTTCGACCAAATTGCCGTAACCGCCGCTATTCCATTCCGAGGTTTGCACCACCCCAGATCCGGCGGCGACAATCGGCGTGCCAATCGGCGCGGCGATATCGATTCCTTGGTGCATCCGCCCCCAGCGCCACCCGTACCCGGAACTGAGCAGACCTCGGGCGGGCCAGGTGTAGCCGTCGAAAATATCGGGAATTTCCGGTAAGTAGGTACTCGCTGCCGCCAGGGGCGGTAATTGAACCGAGAGGGTGGCGAGGGGTAGGGGATTGAGATGAGGCGCGTCAGTGGCGAACCCTGGAGGGATCGCCTCGGTTCGAGTGGGGTTGAAGGCGATCGCCGCAGACGCCGGGGGAGCGGGGTTATGCCCGTTTGCGCCCTGGTGTGCTGCTGCGGTTGTCCGGTCGCTGTCGGGAGAGGACACGGGTCGCTCGCTCGTGGCGTCCGCCACCCCCGCCAAACCCATCGTCAGGGGGACCAGTACAGTAGAAAAAAGACCTGATTTCATAATCCTTCTAAACCATCGGGACTCCCCCACTTCGCCCTCTACCGCAGTAGCGATCGCGCCGTAGGAGTACCCCAGTACACAACATCAATAACTCGAACGGAACAAGGAATGCGTTATTTTCCTTTTTTGGCGATTTTTTTGCAAGTATGTCTTAACTCTTCCAAGAATTGAGGAAGTCTCCGGACGAATTGGGAAAAATATTGGGGAACGTTTGCGGTTCGCACGGGGGCGGTGTTCCAAGGGAGGCGCTTCGCGAACGGATCGACTGCAAACAGGCCGCGAAGACAACCGATCCGGACGACGATCGCGATCGCCCGTAAGCGGATTGAATCAAGACATCATAGCTCAAATCTTTGCTGTCAAACGGTTCGTTCTCTCGGAATTCAGCGAGATCGAGAGCTGCTACCCGCTTCGACTATGAATTTTAAATCTTTTGGTCTGGTGGCGATCGCCGCCACGGGCTTATCTTTGAGTGTGGCCGTTTCCGCTTCCTCCAAACTGGGGATTTTGCCTGCAGGAACGTCCGTCAGTTCGGCGTCGGTGTCCTCGACGACGGCACCGCCGCCCGCGATCGCCGATCGCCCCTTACAACGCGCTCCCGTGGCAATTTCGAGAGCTTACAATCGCGAACAAATCGATTATTTCCTCGAAATTGCTTTAGGATCTGAATTCGGCAACGCCACGCCGAAAATCCGCAAATGGGCCGGACCGATTTCGATCCGAGTGGCGGGAACGCCGACCGCCGCCGATTGGCAGACCTTAAACGGGGCGATCGCCGAATTAAACGCCCTCACCGAGGGGATCGACCTCTATCTCGACGCGGACGATCCTCATGCCAAAATCGAAATTTATTTCGTTCCCGAATCCGAATTTAACACCTACGAACCGAACTACATCCCCAGAAACTACGGTTTTTTCTGGACCTGGTGGGAGCGAGACACGATTTATCGAGGTCGCATTCTGATCGCCAGTGCGGGAATTACCCAGCAGGAGCGATCGCACCTCATCCGCGAAGAACTCACCCAATCTCTCGGACTCATGCGCGATTCGAGTCGCTACCGGGACAGTATCTTCTTTGAAGGCTGGACCGACACCACCGCCTATTCACCCCTGGACAAAGCGGTGATTTCCTTGCTCTACCGCCACGAAATCCGTCCCGGGATGACCCGCGATCGTCTCCTCGACCTGCTCGACGCCCAGTGAAGTACTCTCCCGGCGCCGCCGTCTAACCTTCGCGAATCCAAGATTGGGAGACCCAGCCACCGCCTTGCAGTTCCACCCAACCCCCTTGGCGTTGTCCACTCAACACCAGTCGGCTCCCATTCGCCGCCATGAATAAAACCGGACCGCCGGGAGTGGCGCGCACGTTGAGAGGACTTCCATTCGTCGAAACGATCGCCTCACCCGTGACCGGGGATGGCTCGGGATCGTTCCCCCCACCGCCGCCGCCTCCCGCCGTCAGCGCCACCGTCCAATTCGCCGCTACCCAGCCGCCATTGGCTAACTCGATCCAGCCGTCGGCCCGGCGACCGCTCGTCGCGACTTCGGCGCCGTCCCAGACGCGATCGACGACACCATAATTAAACCCCGGACCGGAACGCACGTTCAATCGCGATCCGGCGGTTTCTACCCGTATCCGACCCGGTCGAACTGCGGGCAATTTCGGTTGAGGCGGACGGTTACCGATTAAATAAGGATTATTCGGATCTTTCGGTTCGATCAAATCCAGCGCATATCCGGTAAGCGGACCGACCGTACCATCGACAGGTAAGTTTTTTCGCCGTTGGAACTGCTCGACGGCATATTGCGTGGCGCCCCCAAACACGCCGTCGATTTTGCCGGGATCGTGACCTTGAGCGACGAGGGCTTCTTGAACGGCTCGAACGGCAGTACCGCGATCGCCCCGTCTGACCACCGCCTGACTCGCTTGGGGCGCTAAAGTCGCTACAGACAGCCCCACAGCCATCGTCAGGGTCGCCATCCGGAGGGGACGCATCTCGATCGCCCCTCCTTCGAGACTCCCTCCCACCGCTTCGTAAGCGTTGTAAGAATGGAATAAAGCGAGTATTTCCATCTTTCATCTCCTCTGGATTTTAGGGTTTCGATTTCAAACGGTGTTCTACTCCCGTCCCCGAGTCCGGTCTGCGTACTGGCGATCTCAGGGCAGATCGATCGCCTCTATCGTAGAGGGGGAGGGTTGTTCGGCTGGCTGTTCCGCTTCTATTTCGAGTTCGTTAATTTGCCGATAAAACTTTTGCAAATAACTCAGATCGCAAGCAAATAAATTCTCGATGGTCATCGGCGTCACTTCGTCCAACGCGCCTAACTGGAGGATCACTCGCGACAGAATGATCACCGTCGCATACGCCGGGTTGGCTTTTACCCGAGGGTCGCGCATCGGAATAATTTCATCCATCGCACGGGACAGGCGCATCACCCCTTTGCGGTGTACGTTGCCATCGGCATCGAGATACCCCTTCGGCAAGGTAAATTCAAACTCGGTTTGAAACATCCGTTATTACTTAATTCTAATAAAGCGATCGACGGCTAATTCGAGTTCTTCAATTTCAAACTCGCTGCTGTCTGCTTTGACATCACTTATTTTATAACTGGTCGGCCATGCGCCCTCAAACCGAAATCGGGCTTTTTCATTGGCTGCTTGATCGTAAATCACCAAATCCCCATCTTTGCGCTCCGTAGCCCATCCGCCTTCTTCGACGGTTTTAAACCAATTCCATAAGGTCGTGGAAATGGTCATACCTCGGCGCAAGGTAATATTTTCGCTTTTCATATTGCCGGGAATTTTAGTGCGGACGACTCGTCCGACGCTGCTATTATGTTGTCCCCATTTTTCGGGAGTGACTTCGCAGATTTCTATCAGTTCTTGAGAGCGTTTGAATCCCTGACATTCCATAAAGTACCCGTCGATGGGTTCTTTGGAATTTTTGAGTTTGAGTTCTAGAAAAAAGCGATTGGCGGTTAAAACTTCAAATTTTGGTGCGGCCACGATCCCTTTCTCCCTTCTTTTTGATGATTTTATTGTCTAATTCTTGTTCTTTTTTATAGGGTTGTTATTCTATTTTGTTGTGTTTTAATTGATATTTTAACTTGTCCGAACCTGAATCAAGACGGGCGATCGCCCCTGGTTCTAATGTAGCAAAAATTTTCGCAAAAATCGGGCGATCGCCCCGCAGGAGAAAACGAGTCATTCCCGGTTGCGCGATCGCCGGAATGACCCGCAGACTGTCAAAAAATGGGTCAACAGAATATGGATTCTTTTATTTAACGCGATGCAAATTTTCGTACACGATCTCGACGGTTTCCGTCGCTAACTCCGTCGAACCCGCCTCCATCTTTGTAGACTTATAACTCGCAGGCATACAGCCTTTAAAATTGTAGCGAACGGCTTCATCTCCTCCTTGGTTGTAAAATACTAAGGAGCCACTTTTCACTTCTCCTTTGCTAGTGGTTCCCCCTCCAGCGATCGGTTCGGAGTGGGAATCGCTGTACCACTGTAATAGCCGAATATCTTCCACAGTGGAAACGTATTCTACTGTGATTTTCTTGTTTTCCACCCCGGTTACCGTGGCTTGCATGACACTTTTCGCATTTTTAGTCACCCCATAAGGCTTAGTATCCCCAGCCGTTTGTAATGTAATATCAACACCGCTCACTTTTTTGCAGACGAGATCTTCCAAGCCTTCTAATTCAAAATAAAACTTAGAACAGGCCAAAAGTTCACCGATAGGACTGACCATAACGTTGTTCCTCCAAGGTCTTCGAGGGATTCAATTGAGTGAGAAAATCTTGAATTCAATAGTATTGAATTCAAGGGAATTAATGTAACTGCTGTAATTACTTCACGCGGTTAATTTGTTCGCAAACAAATTCCAGGGTTTCGATTGCTAAATCTTTGCTATCCGCCGCACAATCCGAGACTTTATAAGACTTCGGCCATGCATTGGTAATATTCCAGCGCAAAATTTCATTATCGCCACTGTCGTAACCGACAATCGAGCCATTTTTACGACTGTCAGCCCATTTGCCATTTCCCCCTTCACTTTTTGGCATGACATCGAGCATCCAATTGTAGAAGTCCATGTCATCTTGAATCAGGTAAATCTCGATAGTGAAGTTCGGATTTTCTTCAAATCCGGATGAGGTACTTTGCCATAAAGTTTTACCGCCTTTGGTCGAAGCGAGGGGTTTTTCGTGCCCGGCGGTTTGTCCGGTAAAGGTGACTTCGGTAATGCTTTTGACCAGTTTGTCGGTCAAGCCATCAAATTCTACGTAAAATCGACTAGTTGGAATCGGTTTGAGGTCGGCCATGATTTTGCTCCTTTTCAGGGCACAGATCGAAGTAATTTACTCTTGTTGAAAGGGGGGAAAGGCGCCCGGATTGGATGACGCTTCCCCACCTCCAATCCGGGGGGAGAGGGGGAGGGGAATCGATCCCGAGCCGTGGGGACGGGCGCCGGACGATCGCCTATTGATTCGGCGCCCACTGGCTGACGCGGAAAATCACGAATTCCGCCGGACGCACCGGACAGACGCCCACTTCGATATAGAGGCGCCCTTTCATCATCGTTTCGTGAGTATTGAGGTCGGCGTCGCATTTGACGTAAAACGCTTCCGCCGGGGAACCGCCGAACAAGGCACCCGCACGCCACAGTCCTTCTAAGAAGTTGCTGACGGTACGTTTGACCCGTTCCCACAAGTCCATATCGTTGGGTTCGAACACGACCCACTGGGTCCCCATTTCGATCGATCGCTCGATATAGCTGATCAAGCGGCGGACGCTGATATAGCGCCATTGGATATTGTCCGGTTCGACCAAGGTGCGCGCGCCCCAGACTTTATAGCCTCGGTTGTAGGTGGCGAAGTTGCGGATGCAGTTAATCCCGAGGGGGTTGAGCAGTTCTTGCTCGCGCATGTTGGTATCGTATGCCAGTCCGATGACGCCGCGCGGGGTTTCGTTGGCGGGAGCTTTGAAGACGCCGCGAGACTCGTCCGTGCGGCACCAGATGCCCATCATGTGGCCGCAAGGGGGTACGCTAATCGGTCTGCCTGCATTGCGGGGGTTGGCGACTTTAATCCAGGGATAGTAAAGGGCGGCAAACATCGAGCGGCGGTTGAAGGCGCTCAGCCACTGGGCGACATCTTGGGGTTTTTGCTGCTCGGGAAGTACCGGATCCATGCCTTTTCCGGGTTTGACCGGAGGGGGATCGAGGACGACCATGCGATAGGGCGGACTGGGGGAGGCATTTTCACACATGCTGACCATCATTTCCATGACGCCGTGGATTTGGTCGATATCGAGCAATCCGGCTTGATAGGCGCGCATGAGGTCGGGACAGGCGATCGTGGAGACTTCGTCGATCTCGAAAATGCCTTGCATTCCGGTGCGATCGTCCCGTTGTCCTTGGAGGTCCCGGGGGAAGCGCTCGGGTTGGGCGATGTAAGGCGGGGGAACGACTTCGTAGAGTCCGTTGGTGGGACGGCGCGAGAGGGGTTGTCCGGCTTGGGAGAGGTCGGCGATCTCGACGTATTCGGACTCTTGCAAGGCGGTAACGACGTAATCGGCGACCTCGGTTTCCGGTTCCGGATTCATGGTCAGGTGGTCGTAGCGTTCGAGTTCGCGATCGCCTTGAGTGACTGCAACGCTGAAATATTCCCCGTTATTTAAGGGCGGTTCGGCATCTTCGGGGGCGTCGTCGGGGAGGGGTTTCGGTTCGCTTTCGAGGATGACGATCTGGATGCGTCCGTCTCCGGAGGGTAAGGCGGGGGCTTCTCCTTCGGCTTCCGGGAGTTTGAGGTTGAAGCGCAAGGAGGGACGGTTACCGGAGGTGAAAATTTTCAGCCCGGTTTCCTCCGGGGGGGGCGATTCCGATCCGGGGAGTTGGGTGCCGATGCTGGTGACCCAGCAGCGACCGCCGCCGTTGAGGAACCAGCCGTTGACGGCGAAGGGGAGGTAGGCGTCGAAATCGGTGAAGCCGTCGGACCCGGGTTTGCCAAATAGTTCGAGGTACTGGTTCCAGTTGGTCACCATCATCGGTTTGAACAGTTCGGCGTCCCCGCGCACGTCTTCGGTGAAGCCGACAAATCCGGCGACGCTCATGCTCACCCCTTCGATGGGGCGACTGCCGCGATCGACTTCTTCGACGTAT from Oxynema aestuarii AP17 harbors:
- a CDS encoding serine/threonine protein kinase, translated to MSYKTSSLLLVASEHWIRQMSYCLNPGCPNPQDPDNIHQVNCLHCGSELLLGGRYRVVGVLGSNWFNKTVAVEAGGERKIFKLLRVNEAIAVALFEQEASVLSQLNHGGLARVEPNLLKLSFSFSDLPTYAMAIAKIEGDPLPQWRGTGGDRAIDPIAVLDGCKQLIDILGQVHDRQYFHLNVNPSNVLVRSRPENGTGSGLELALIGFGAAREVVGTYITKIGGGTIPPRAISAYIPPEQVEHNATVQSDFFAVGRTMVYWLTGRDPLSFERDESGHLNWRHQAKDIPEGFADLVDRLMAPDRGDRPESHLEIREAIAALERQWKLPPLEIARVYGDLVAEVPSVAHPTPAGVAPIEVTTPSQSRDGVQSNPDEFFGNIQIAQMAEAIAPFAQPEGVFKAEAIALPRSGSFRRVGLSAIALAAIVAIGGFGAYRGWAVYNKRAQCQQLLTLATRGRAAIAERSGSEAVVAEQLAAELDGLAGQLQSLEFSDEELAPLSQQFRQSYLTLSRAFKQIAEAIAAIDNAPLTQSGLEGIRQAKAEAEQAGETAKQAALNADGAATTLASICPQGE
- a CDS encoding M23 family metallopeptidase, which encodes MKSGLFSTVLVPLTMGLAGVADATSERPVSSPDSDRTTAAAHQGANGHNPAPPASAAIAFNPTRTEAIPPGFATDAPHLNPLPLATLSVQLPPLAAASTYLPEIPDIFDGYTWPARGLLSSGYGWRWGRMHQGIDIAAPIGTPIVAAGSGVVQTSEWNSGGYGNLVEILHPNGSITRYAHNHRNLVRAGQKVEAGELIAEMGSTGFSTGPHLHFEIHLPEEGAVNPLALLPEAGLAARR
- a CDS encoding DUF2927 domain-containing protein: MNFKSFGLVAIAATGLSLSVAVSASSKLGILPAGTSVSSASVSSTTAPPPAIADRPLQRAPVAISRAYNREQIDYFLEIALGSEFGNATPKIRKWAGPISIRVAGTPTAADWQTLNGAIAELNALTEGIDLYLDADDPHAKIEIYFVPESEFNTYEPNYIPRNYGFFWTWWERDTIYRGRILIASAGITQQERSHLIREELTQSLGLMRDSSRYRDSIFFEGWTDTTAYSPLDKAVISLLYRHEIRPGMTRDRLLDLLDAQ
- a CDS encoding peptidoglycan-binding protein, which translates into the protein MEILALFHSYNAYEAVGGSLEGGAIEMRPLRMATLTMAVGLSVATLAPQASQAVVRRGDRGTAVRAVQEALVAQGHDPGKIDGVFGGATQYAVEQFQRRKNLPVDGTVGPLTGYALDLIEPKDPNNPYLIGNRPPQPKLPAVRPGRIRVETAGSRLNVRSGPGFNYGVVDRVWDGAEVATSGRRADGWIELANGGWVAANWTVALTAGGGGGGGNDPEPSPVTGEAIVSTNGSPLNVRATPGGPVLFMAANGSRLVLSGQRQGGWVELQGGGWVSQSWIREG
- a CDS encoding phage tail protein — encoded protein: MAAPKFEVLTANRFFLELKLKNSKEPIDGYFMECQGFKRSQELIEICEVTPEKWGQHNSSVGRVVRTKIPGNMKSENITLRRGMTISTTLWNWFKTVEEGGWATERKDGDLVIYDQAANEKARFRFEGAWPTSYKISDVKADSSEFEIEELELAVDRFIRIK
- a CDS encoding phage tail protein, with product MVSPIGELLACSKFYFELEGLEDLVCKKVSGVDITLQTAGDTKPYGVTKNAKSVMQATVTGVENKKITVEYVSTVEDIRLLQWYSDSHSEPIAGGGTTSKGEVKSGSLVFYNQGGDEAVRYNFKGCMPASYKSTKMEAGSTELATETVEIVYENLHRVK
- a CDS encoding phage tail protein; amino-acid sequence: MADLKPIPTSRFYVEFDGLTDKLVKSITEVTFTGQTAGHEKPLASTKGGKTLWQSTSSGFEENPNFTIEIYLIQDDMDFYNWMLDVMPKSEGGNGKWADSRKNGSIVGYDSGDNEILRWNITNAWPKSYKVSDCAADSKDLAIETLEFVCEQINRVK
- a CDS encoding phage tail sheath family protein, with the protein product MALDYFAPGVYVEEVDRGSRPIEGVSMSVAGFVGFTEDVRGDAELFKPMMVTNWNQYLELFGKPGSDGFTDFDAYLPFAVNGWFLNGGGRCWVTSIGTQLPGSESPPPEETGLKIFTSGNRPSLRFNLKLPEAEGEAPALPSGDGRIQIVILESEPKPLPDDAPEDAEPPLNNGEYFSVAVTQGDRELERYDHLTMNPEPETEVADYVVTALQESEYVEIADLSQAGQPLSRRPTNGLYEVVPPPYIAQPERFPRDLQGQRDDRTGMQGIFEIDEVSTIACPDLMRAYQAGLLDIDQIHGVMEMMVSMCENASPSPPYRMVVLDPPPVKPGKGMDPVLPEQQKPQDVAQWLSAFNRRSMFAALYYPWIKVANPRNAGRPISVPPCGHMMGIWCRTDESRGVFKAPANETPRGVIGLAYDTNMREQELLNPLGINCIRNFATYNRGYKVWGARTLVEPDNIQWRYISVRRLISYIERSIEMGTQWVVFEPNDMDLWERVKRTVSNFLEGLWRAGALFGGSPAEAFYVKCDADLNTHETMMKGRLYIEVGVCPVRPAEFVIFRVSQWAPNQ